A stretch of the Amycolatopsis sp. BJA-103 genome encodes the following:
- a CDS encoding toxin-antitoxin system HicB family antitoxin, with protein sequence MDLTPFVDTVRRELAVAAEAGGAEASALAERLTAPLASAIRLALLDALSAASDEITRDLAPGSVEVRLRAGEASFAVTLPAAEPAVAVAASVPEPPMPPPPPLPEEEGATARINFRLPEPLKARVEEAAAAQGRSVNAWLVRAASAALRPSEPPAPPTSATSGHRAAQRYTGWVS encoded by the coding sequence ATGGACTTGACGCCCTTTGTGGACACCGTTCGCCGGGAACTCGCCGTCGCCGCCGAGGCAGGCGGAGCGGAGGCGAGCGCCCTCGCCGAACGCTTGACCGCGCCGCTCGCGTCGGCCATCCGTCTCGCGCTGCTGGACGCGTTGTCCGCCGCGTCGGACGAGATCACCCGGGATCTCGCACCCGGCTCGGTCGAGGTCCGGCTGCGGGCCGGTGAAGCCAGCTTCGCCGTCACGCTTCCGGCAGCCGAACCTGCCGTCGCTGTCGCGGCATCGGTACCGGAGCCGCCGATGCCCCCGCCTCCGCCGCTGCCGGAGGAAGAGGGGGCCACGGCGCGGATCAACTTCCGGCTGCCGGAACCGCTCAAGGCGCGCGTCGAAGAAGCGGCGGCCGCACAAGGCCGTTCGGTCAACGCGTGGCTCGTGCGGGCCGCGTCAGCCGCGCTGAGGCCGTCGGAACCGCCCGCCCCGCCCACCTCGGCGACCAGTGGCCACCGCGCCGCGCAGCGCTACACCGGCTGGGTCAGCTAG
- a CDS encoding helix-turn-helix transcriptional regulator has translation MADLLGTRASVRVVDDPARDGIEVVVAAFERLSADAVTALREVALELGKPIVLVTDRIEEGGLAVAVECRVAAILPRSAATDSRVADSVRRAASGTPSPPSTLLDRLTAHAERLHRETLTPGEPAGSALSSREIDVLRLMADGLDTQEIATELSYSERTVKNIIYAVTDRLRLRNRSHAVAYAIREGVI, from the coding sequence ATGGCCGACCTCCTCGGGACACGGGCGTCCGTGAGGGTGGTCGACGACCCGGCGCGGGACGGGATCGAGGTCGTCGTCGCCGCTTTCGAAAGGCTTTCGGCCGACGCGGTCACCGCGTTGCGTGAAGTCGCCCTCGAACTCGGCAAGCCGATCGTGCTGGTGACCGACCGGATCGAGGAAGGCGGTCTCGCGGTCGCGGTGGAGTGCCGGGTGGCCGCCATCCTGCCGAGGTCGGCGGCGACCGACTCACGGGTGGCCGACAGTGTCCGGCGTGCCGCTTCGGGTACCCCGAGCCCGCCGTCCACCCTGCTCGACAGGCTGACCGCACACGCCGAGCGGCTGCACCGGGAGACGCTCACGCCGGGCGAGCCCGCCGGGTCGGCGCTCTCCTCGCGTGAGATCGACGTCCTGCGCCTGATGGCCGACGGGCTCGACACCCAGGAGATCGCCACCGAACTGTCCTATTCGGAGCGGACGGTGAAGAACATCATCTACGCCGTCACCGACCGACTCCGGCTGCGGAACCGGTCGCACGCGGTGGCGTACGCGATCCGGGAAGGCGTCATCTGA